CCGCGGCGAAGGCGGGCAGCAGAGACCAGCGCCCGGCCACCGTCGGCGGGCCGCTGCGCAGGGCACCGCCGATCCGGCCGAAGGCGCGGCCGGCACCGCCGTAGCGGCCGCGCGGGGTGGCCCGGGGGGCGCGGTGGGCGGTGGCGCCCGCCGTCCGGCCGGAGCCGAGCAGGGCGCGCAGCGGGGCGAGGGTGTCGTTGCTGACGTAGCCGGCCCAGACGAGGTCCCACAGGGCGTCCACGATCTCCGGCTCCGGGGTCTCGTCGCCGTCGGCGCGGAGCCGTTCGACCAGCTGGCGGAAGAACAGGCCGTAGCCGCCGGTGAGGGCCGCCATCAGGGCGCTGTGCAGCGGGGTGACGGCGGGCGGGACGGGCTCGGGGCGCAGCAGGTGGGCGTTCTCGGCGAGGTGCAGGCTGATCCAGCCGTCCTTGCCGGGCAGCGCGCCGGCCCCGCACCAGCCGAGCTCGCCGGCCGCCATCAGCTCGTCCAGCAGGCCGGGGGAGTAGTCGGTGAGCCGGGCCGGGAGGATCAGCTTCTCCAGCGCGGAGGCGGGCAGCGCGGTGCCCTGGAGCTGTTCGACCACCCGGAGCAGGCCGTCCGGGCCGCGCAGGCGGTGGCCGGCGAGGTGCTGCCACTGCGGGAGGAAGGCGGCCAGGGCGCGCGGAGGGACGGGCTCGACCTCCTGGCGCAGGGCGGCCAGCGACCGGCGGCGCAGCCGGCGCAGGACTTCGGCGTCGCACCATTCGACGGTGGCGGTGTGCCCTTCGACAGGCCTGAACTCGCCCTGGACGAGGCGGCCGGCGGCGGTGAGCCGGTGCAGGACGCCGGCGACGACGGCGGTGCCGAGACCGTACCGGGCGGCCGCCTCGGCGGCCGTGAACGGGCCGTGGGTGCGGGCGTGCCGGGCGAGCAGGTCGCCCAGCGGATCCTTGACCGGCTCGGTGAAGGCCTCCGGGACGCCGACCGGCAGCGGGGTGCCGAGGGCGTCGCGCAGCCGCCCGGCGTCCTCGACGGCGGCCCAGCGCTGCTCGCCGGCGATCCTGACCTGGATCACCCGACGGGCGGCTTCCAGCTCCAGGGCCCAGAGCGGTTCGGCGCCGCGGGCGGTGAGTTCGGCCTCGGTGAGCGGGCCGAGCAGGCGCAGCGCGTCGGCGACACCCTCGGCGTCCTTGATCCGGCGCTCGGGGGTGAGGCGCTGGAGCTCGGCCTCCAACTCGGCGAGCACCTGCGGGTCGAGCAGTTCGCGCAGCTCGGCCTGGCCGAGGAGTTCGGACAGCAGCCGGGAGTCGAGCGAGAGGGCGGCGGCGCGGCGCTCGGCGAGCGGGGAGTCGCCCTCGTAGAGGAACTGGGCGACGTAGCCGAACAGCAGTGAGCGCGCGAAGGGTGAGGGCTCGGGGGTGGTGACCTCGACCAGGCGGACGGCGCGGGATTCGAGGTCGCCCATCAGCTCGACCAGACCGGGCACGTCGAAGACGTCCTGCAGGCACTCCCGGACGGCCTCCAGGACGATCGGGAACGAGCCGTACTCGGAGGCGACTTCGAGCAGCTGTGCGGCGCGCTGGCGCTGCTGCCAGAGCGGGGTGCGGCGGCCGGGGCTGCGGCGCGGGAGCAGCAGGGCGCGGCCGGCGCACTCGCGGAAGCGGGAGGCGAACAGGGCGGAGCCGCCGACCTGGTCGGTGACGAGCTGCTCGATCTCGCCTGGTTCGAACAGCGCGGCGTCGGCGCCGACCGGGGCGTCGTCCGAACTCGACTGCTGGGAGTGCACGGTGGGGAAGTCGAGGAGATCGGCGTCGGGCAGGCGGAGCACGATGCCGTCGTCGGCGTGCATGACCTGCGGGTCGAGGCCGTGCTTCTCGCGCAGCCGGGCGCCGAGGGCGAGTGCCCAGGGGGCGTGCACCTGGGCGCCGAAGGGGGAGTGGATGACGATCCGCCAGTCGCCGAGCTCGTCGCGGAAGCGCTCGACGACGATGGTGCGGTCGTCCGGGAGGTGGCCGCAGGCGGCGCGCTGTTCGGCGAGGTAGTCGAGCAGGTTGTCGGCGGCCCAGTCGTCCAGGCCGGCGGCGCGGAGGCGGGCGGTGGCGGCCTCCGGCGTGAGGGCGCCCAGTTCGCGGGTGAACGCGCCGAGGGCGCGGCCGAGTTCGAGCGGGCGGCCGAGGGTGTCGCCCTTCCAGAACGGGAGCCGGCCGGGGATGCCGGGGGCGGGGGTGACGAGCACCTTGTCGTGGGTGATCTCCTCGATCCGCCAGGAGGTGGTGCCGAGGGTGAACACGTCGCCCACGCGGGACTCGTAGACCATCTCCTCGTCGAGCTCGCCGACCCGTCGCCCGCCACCGCCCTTCTTGCCCGACTTCGCATCGGACTCGGTCGTGCCGACGATGAAGACGCCGAACAGGCCGCGGTCGGGGATGGTGCCGCCGGAGGTGACGGCGAGACGCTGGGCGCCGGGGCGGCCGCTGACGGTGCCGGCCACGCGGTCCCAGACCAGGCGGGGGCGCAACTCGGCGAAGGCGTCGGAGGGGTAGCGGCCGGCCAGCATGTCGAGCACCGCGTCGAAGGCGGACTGCGGGAGGCCGGCGAAGGGCGCGGCGCGGCGGACCACGGTGAGCAGCTCGTCCACCTGCCAGGTGTCCAGCGCCGTCATGGCGACGAGCTGCTGGGCGAGCACGTCCAGCGGATTGCGCGGGATCCGCAGCGCCTCGATCCGGCCGGACCGCATCCGCTCGGTGACGACGGCGGACTGCACGAGGTCCCCGCGGTACTTGGGGAAGACGACGCCGGTGGAGACGGCGCCGACCTGGTGCCCGGCCCGGCCGACCCGCTGGAGGCCGGAGGCGACCGAGGGCGGGGACTCGACCTGCACGACCAGCTCGACGGCGCCCATGTCGATGCCCAGCTCCAGGCTGGAGGTGGCGACCACGGCGGGCAGCCGGCCGGCCTTCAACTCCTCCTCGACGAGGGCGCGCTGCTCCTTGGAGACGGAACCGTGGTGGGCCCTGGCGAGGACTGGCGGGACGCCCTTGGCCGCGCCCGAGCCGCCCATCAGCTGGGCGGGGGCGTGGGCCTCGGGGGCGGCGGTGCCGGTGGCGCGCTCGTGGGCGATCTCGTTCAGCCGGTTGCACAGTCGCTCGGCGAGGCGGCGGGAGTTGGCGAAGACGATGGTCGAGCGGTGCGCCTGGACCAGGTCGACGATCCGCTCCTCGACGTGCGGCCAGATCGAGGCTCCCCCGGCCTGGCGGGCCCCCGGTTGCTGCGGGTCGCCGTCGGTGGCCGGGGCGGCGGGCAGGTCGTCCAGGTCGGGGACGGGGACCACCACCGAGAGGTCGAACTCCTTGGCGGCGGCGGGCTGGACGACGACGGCGCCGCGCTGCGGGCTGAGGAAGCGGGCCACCTCCTCGACCGGGCGGACGGTGGCGGACAGGCCGATCCGGCGGGCCGGGCGGTCCAGCAGTTCGTCCAGCCGCTCCAGGCTGAGCGCGAGGTGGGCGCCGCGCTTGGTGCCGGCGACCGCGTGCACCTCGTCGAGGATCACCGTGTCGATGCCGCGCAGCGCCTCCCGGGAGGCGGAGGTGAGCAGCAGGAACAGCGACTCGGGGGTGGTGATCAGGATGTCCGGCGGGTGGGCGGCGAAGCGCCGGCGGTCGGCGGCGGGGGTGTCGCCGGAGCGGATGCCGACCTGGACGTCGGGTTCGGGCAGGCCGAGCCGGACGGAGGCCTGGTGCAGGCCGGCCAGTGGGGCGCGCAGGTTCCGCTCGACGTCCACGGCCAGGGCCTTGAGCGGCGAGATGTAGAGGACCCGGCAGCGGCGCTTGGGCTCGGCGGGCGGCGGGGTGCTGCTGAGCCGGTCGAGGGCGGAGAGGAAGGCGGCGAGCGTCTTGCCGGAGCCGGTGGGGGCGACGACCAGGACGTCGGTCTCCCGCCCGATGGCGCGCCAGGCCTCGGACTGGGCGGTGGTGGGCGCGGAGAAGGCGCCCGTGAACCAGGCCCGCGTGGCCGGGGCGAATCCGGCGAGCGGGTCGGCGGGCGGCGGGGTCTGCTGCTGGGGCGCCATGCCCCCATGGTGCCGGGTGGGACTGACAACGGGGCGGCGGTCGGGCGGTGTGGTCAAGGGGCGGGTGTAATTAAAGGGGCAAAACAGACAATCCGCTCATATCGTGATGATTCAGAGCTGTGATCAACCCGTGACCACCGGGACCGACGAGCGGAGACCGTGCGATGGCGCAGGTGTATCCGGCCGGCCCCCGTCCCGCCCGGGCCGTCCGCCGTCGCAGGGTACGCGGGCCCGTGCGGGTGCTGTTCGCGCTGCTGCTCACCGCGCTCGTGGTCGGCGGCGCCGTCCCGCACGTGTCCGGGACCGGCCGATCCTACCTGAGCTACCTGGTTCTGGCCCAGCAGGACGACGCGGCCGGCGCCGCCAGGGCCGGAGCCGAGGCCCGGGCGGCCGGCGGGCAGGTGGTCCAGGACTATCCGCAGATCGGAGCCGTGCTCGCGTACGCGACCGGCGGCTTCGCGGACCGGCTGCGCGCCCGGCCCGGGATCGCCGCGGTGGGTGCCACCCGCACCGCGCCGGTGGTCGGCCCGCCCCGCGCGCTGGACGGCGCAGGGGACTTCGCCGCGGGCACCGACCGCGTCGGCCGCAGCAGCGCCGACCGGCAGGAGGGCGGCACCACCGTCACCGTGCCCGACCCGGCCGAGCGGGACCCCTGGAACCTCGCCATGCTCGGAGCGTCCGGCGCCGGCGCGGGCGACGCGTCCCGCACGCCCGGGCCCGCCGCCGGGCCGGCCCCGGCGGCGCTGCGCAAGGTGCTCGTCGCGGTGCTCGACTCCGGCGTCGACGACACCCACCCCGACCTGCGCACCGCCGTCGACCCCAAGGCCTCGGCCTCCTGCGCCGACGGCCGCCCCGACCCCCGCACCGGCGCCTGGCGGCCCGACTCCGGGGTGGGCGACAGCGGACACGGCACCCACGTCGCCGGAATCGTCGGCGCCGTGCGGGACGGCCACGGCGTCACCGGGGTCGCGCCCGGCGTACGGATCGCCGCCGTCCGGCTGCTCGGGCCGCTCGGCCAGTACTACACCGAGAACATCGTCTGCGGCCTGCTCTGGGCCGCCGACCACGGCGCCAGGGCGATCAACAACAGCTACTTCGCCGACCCGTGGAAGTACAACTGCCCGGAGGACCGCGACCAGGCCGCACTGATCGCCGCCGTCGGCCGGGCCGTCGCCTACGCCCAGCGCAAGGGCGCCGTCGTGGTCGCCTCGGCGGGCAACGACGGGCAGGACCTCGGGGCGGCCAGGACCGACGAGCGCAGCCCCAACGACCGGGTCTCCGGCCCCGCGCAGTCCCGGTACCTGGGCACCGAGTGCATCCGGCTGCCCGGCGAACTGCCCGGCGTCGTCACCGTCACCGCCGTCAACCGGGACGGCCACCCGTCCGCGTACTCCAACTACGGGCGCGGCCGGATCTCGCTGGCCGCCCCGGGCGGGGACCCGGACGGCGGCCCGCAGGGCGCGATCGTCTCCGACTGGCCCGGCGGGCAGTACGCGGCGCTCGCCGGCACCTCGATGGCGGCCGCGCACGTCACCGGCGCGGTCGCGGTGGCCGCCGCGCTGCACCCGGACTACGACTCCGCCCGGCTCTCCGCACTGCTCGCCTCCGCGGCCGACGCCGCGTGCCCGCCCGGGCCGTACGCGTGCGGGGACCGGCAGTACTTCGGGGCGGGGATGCTGGCGCTGCCGAAGTAGCCCGCCGCGGCGGGAGGCCCGACTGGCGGGCACAGCAGGCTCGGCGGGCTCAGGCGCCCGGCGGGCGGTCCGGGATACTGGACGGCATGAGGCTGACGGAGTTCTGGCGACGGATGTACGCGCACTTCGGGGAGGCGTACGCGGAGTCCTTCGCCTCCGACCACGTGATGAGCGAGCTCGGCGGGCGGACCGTGCGGCAGGCGCTGGACGCGGGCTGGGAGGCCAAGGACGTCTGGCGGGTGGTCTGCGAGACCCAGGGGGTTTCGGCGTTGCTGCGCTGAACGACGCCCCGCCGAACGGCGCCGCCGGGCCCGCCCCGGACCATGCCCGTCCGACGTGCGAACGTGCGAGGCTTGAATCGAACAAGTGTTCTTTGTACTCTCCGGCGAGTAGTTTTCCACAGGCATAGCCCGGCCGGGCTCGTTTGTCGGTGGGACGCGCTAGCGTCGAGGACGATGAAGCGCACAGCACAGAACCCGAGGGTGGAAGCCATGGCAGGTACGGACCGCGAGAAGGCCCTTGAGACCGCACTCGCCCAGATCGAGCGGCAGTTCGGCAAGGGCTCGGTGATGCGCCTCGGTGAGAAGGCCAACGAGCCGATCGACGTGATCTCCACCGGGTCCACCGCCCTGGACGTCGCCCTCGGGGTCGGCGGCATCCCGCGCGGCCGAGTGATCGAGATCTACGGCCCCGAGTCCTCCGGCAAGACCACGCTGACCCTGCACCTGGCGGCCAACGCCCAGCGGGCGGGCGGCACCGTGGCCTTCGTCGACGCGGAGCACGCGCTCGACCCGGAGTACGCCAAGAAGCTCGGCGTGGACACCGACGCCCTGCTGGTCAGCCAGCCGGACACCGGTGAGCAGGCTCTGGAGATCACCGACATGCTGATCCGCTCCGGCGCGATCGACCTGGTGATCATCGACTCGGTCGCGGCGCTCGTCCCGCGCGCCGAGATCGAGGGCGAGATGGGCGACTCGCACGTCGGTCTGCAGGCCCGCCTGATGAGCCAGGCGCTGCGCAAGATCGCCGGTGCGCTGAACCAGTCGAACACCACCGCCGTCTTCATCAACCAGCTGCGCGAGAAGATCGGCGTCATGTTCGGCTCGCCGGAGACCACGACCGGTGGCCGGGCGCTGAAGTTCTACGCCTCGGTCCGCCTGGACATCCGCCGGATCGAGACCCTGAAGGACGGCACCGAGGCCGTCGGTAACCGCACCCGCGTCAAGGTGGTCAAGAACAAGGTCGCCGCGCCGTTCAAGCAGGCCGAGTTCGACATCCTCTACGGCGTCGGGATCAGCCGCGAGGGCGGCCTGATCGACATGGGCGTCGAGCACGGCTTCATCCGCAAGTCGGGCGCCTGGTACACCTACGAGGGCGACCAGCTCGGCCAGGGCAAGGAGAACGCCCGCAACTTCCTGCGGGACAACCCGCAGCTCGCCGACGAGATCGAGCGGAAGATCAAGGGCAAGCTGGGCATCGGCCCGAAGACCGAGGAGCCGGCCGAGGGTGAGGCCACCCCCGCTGCGGACGGCGCCGCCAAGCCGATCACCGCGACCGCCACCAAGACGGCCGCGGCGAAGAAGGCGGCGGCCGCCGCCAAGGCCTGAGCCGTTGACGCAGCACAACGAGGTGGGTGACGGCATCCCGGCGGGTCCGCAGGACGACGACTACGGCCCGCCGGACTGGTTCGCCGCCGTGGCGGAGGAGCCGGATCCGGAGCCGCCGGTGGCCGCACCGGCCCGGGCGCGGTCGCGGCGGGAGCTGCGGGCGGCGGCGCGTTGGGCATCCGGCCCGGACCCGGAGTTCGACCCGGCGCCGGCCCGGGCGGTGCGCGGCGCGGCGCCCGGACCGGGTCCGGCGGAAGGCCCGGCCGACGGGCTCGGGCTGCTGTCCGCGTCCGAGCTGCCCACCGGCCGACGGCGGCGCCGCTCGGCGCTGGCCGCCGAGGAGTCCTTGCCAGCCACCGAAACGGATGGGGCGGAGGCGGCCGCTCACGGGGGTACGGCCGCCTTCACCCCCGCCAACCGTACGGGCGCCGCCACTCGTACGGGCGCGCGTCGGAGCCGGGACGGCGCCGGCCGTTCTCGTGCGTCCCGGCGGGGTGCGCAGGACGGCGATGCCGCGCCGGCGCGGGAGTCGAAGCGGGCCGCGGCCGAGGAGTCGGCCGATCCCGAGGCCCGCGCCCGCGACATCTGCCTGCGGCTGCTCACCGGCGCCGCCAAGACCCGCAAACAGCTCGCCGACGCCTTGCGCAAGCGGGAGATCCCGGAGGACGTCGCCGACGGGGTGCTCACCCGGCTCGAAGAGGTCGGCCTGATCGACGACGCGGCCTTCGCCGCGGCCTGGGTGGAGTCCCGGCACGCCGTCCGGGGCCTGTCCCGGCGGGCGCTCGCCCAGGAGCTCCGCACCAAGGGTGTGGCTGCCGACCTGGTCGAACAGGCCGTCGCCCAGCTCGACCACGACGACGAGACCGAGGCCGCCCAGGCGCTGGTGGAACGGAAGCTCCGGAGCACTCGGGGGCTGGACCCGCAGGCTCGGATGCGGCGACTGGTCGGCATGCTCGCCCGGCGCGGCTACTCCGAGGGACTGGCGTTCCGGGTGGTCCGCACGGCCATCGACGAAGAGGGCGCGGCGGAGACCGAGGAGTGAGGACGCGGACTTCGCCCGGCCGCACGGCGAGTCCCCCGAGTCCCCCTAGGTGGTGCACGCGATCGCCGCCCACCACAACGAGGTGGAGCCGCGCACCGTGGAGGCGGTGCTGACCCAGGCGGCCGACGCCTGCTCGGGCGGGCGGCCGGGAGCGCGCCGGGAGTCGCTGGAGGTACACGTGCGCAGGCTGGAGCGGCTGGAGGAGATCGCCCGCTCGCACGAGGGCGTGGCCGAGGTGTACGCGATGCAGGTCGGGCGCGAGGTGCGGGTGATGGTGCGGCCGGAGGTGGTGGACGATCTCGGGGCGCAGCTGATCGCGCGCGAGGTCGCCCGGCAGGTCTCCGAGGAGCTGACCTACCCGCGGGGATCCGGGTCACGGTGGTCCGGGAGAGCCGGGTCACCGCGGTGGCGCGGTAGCTACGCCCGGGGGGAGTCCATCGGTTCGGCAGGAACGGCTGGTTCCGGTTCTGGTTCGGGGCCGCCGGTGAGCGGAGCCGGGCCGCCCCGGGCGCGGTCGGCGAGCGCCAGCAGGTCATCGGCGGCGGCGCCCTGGGTGACGCCGACCAGGTGCCCGTCCGGCCGGATCAGCAGCACGGTGTGCGGCCCGGCGTCCGGGTACTCCTCGGTGACCAGCACCTCGGCCGGCACCGGGAGCGCGGCGGCGACCTCGGCGAGCCGGGGCATCAGCCCGGCGCCCAGCCAGTGCTCGGCGGACCAGACGGCGGTGCCGGGGGCGACCAGCAGCAGGAGGAAGGTGGCGCCGAGCCGGGCGTGCAGGTGGTCAGGGGTGCCGTCGGCGGAGAGCACCGGCAGGTCCGGGACGAGCACGCCGGGGGCGGTGGCGGGCAGCAGCTCGCTGAGCGAGGTGGTGCCGCGTGCACTGCGCTGTACCGGCACCCGGCCGGGGACGCTCGAGGGCGCGGCCGGGTAGGCGGGCGCGCCGCCGAAGCGGCCGGTGCCGAGCTGGCCGTCGGCGAGCAGCGGGGCGTGCTTGCGGAAGCCGCCGACGAGCAGCGAGCGCCGGGTCTGCTGCCAGCCGCGCAGCGGGCGCAGCAGCGGCATGGCCTGGTCGACGGCCCGCAGCCGGGCGCCGACCGCGCCGCGGCGTTCGGACTCGTAGCCGTCCAGCAGGGAGCCGCCGGGCCGGGGGCCGCCGGCGCCCGGGGGGAGGTGCCAGGCGAGGGCGAGCCGCCAGGCGAGGTTGTCGGCGTCGCGCAGCCCGTCCGCGAGGTTCTGCATGCCGAGCGCGCCGTGCAGGTGGGCGGCGTCGCCGGCGAGGAAGCAGCGGCCGCTGCGGAAGCGGGCGGCGAGGCGCTGCTGGGCGGTGTGGTCGGCGGCGGCGAGCAGTTCGAAGCGGGGGAGTTCGCCGCACCAGCCGGTGAGGGTGGCGGTGACCCGGGTGAGCAGGGTGTCGCCGGTGACGATGCCGGGCCAGGTGGCGTGCGGGTCGACCGTTTCGGTGGGGGCGGGGCGGCCGGGGGGCAGCCGCCAGTCGAGTCGCCAGACGCCGTCCGGAAGCGGGCGGGCGGAAGCCTCGCGGTCGCCCCGCCACGGGGGTTCGCGGTGCAGCCGGGCCTCGTCGA
The nucleotide sequence above comes from Streptomyces kaniharaensis. Encoded proteins:
- a CDS encoding FAD-dependent monooxygenase codes for the protein MDPVIVVGAGPVGLALALALARHEVPTVVLDEGSGLCPEGPRSVVLGADTTAFLTRIGYPRAVSDSALWDSFAIWRRRQEVLRIDLTDSPTFHLPQHRLQRGLRDALTGTPLVKLVPLSRVTELEQDHDGVSVRTHNPQDGTTTWWRGSHLVGCDGARSTVRKLLKIRFPGRPAVDRNAVATVRVDLPFDEARLHREPPWRGDREASARPLPDGVWRLDWRLPPGRPAPTETVDPHATWPGIVTGDTLLTRVTATLTGWCGELPRFELLAAADHTAQQRLAARFRSGRCFLAGDAAHLHGALGMQNLADGLRDADNLAWRLALAWHLPPGAGGPRPGGSLLDGYESERRGAVGARLRAVDQAMPLLRPLRGWQQTRRSLLVGGFRKHAPLLADGQLGTGRFGGAPAYPAAPSSVPGRVPVQRSARGTTSLSELLPATAPGVLVPDLPVLSADGTPDHLHARLGATFLLLLVAPGTAVWSAEHWLGAGLMPRLAEVAAALPVPAEVLVTEEYPDAGPHTVLLIRPDGHLVGVTQGAAADDLLALADRARGGPAPLTGGPEPEPEPAVPAEPMDSPRA
- a CDS encoding S8 family serine peptidase; this translates as MAQVYPAGPRPARAVRRRRVRGPVRVLFALLLTALVVGGAVPHVSGTGRSYLSYLVLAQQDDAAGAARAGAEARAAGGQVVQDYPQIGAVLAYATGGFADRLRARPGIAAVGATRTAPVVGPPRALDGAGDFAAGTDRVGRSSADRQEGGTTVTVPDPAERDPWNLAMLGASGAGAGDASRTPGPAAGPAPAALRKVLVAVLDSGVDDTHPDLRTAVDPKASASCADGRPDPRTGAWRPDSGVGDSGHGTHVAGIVGAVRDGHGVTGVAPGVRIAAVRLLGPLGQYYTENIVCGLLWAADHGARAINNSYFADPWKYNCPEDRDQAALIAAVGRAVAYAQRKGAVVVASAGNDGQDLGAARTDERSPNDRVSGPAQSRYLGTECIRLPGELPGVVTVTAVNRDGHPSAYSNYGRGRISLAAPGGDPDGGPQGAIVSDWPGGQYAALAGTSMAAAHVTGAVAVAAALHPDYDSARLSALLASAADAACPPGPYACGDRQYFGAGMLALPK
- the recA gene encoding recombinase RecA, with protein sequence MAGTDREKALETALAQIERQFGKGSVMRLGEKANEPIDVISTGSTALDVALGVGGIPRGRVIEIYGPESSGKTTLTLHLAANAQRAGGTVAFVDAEHALDPEYAKKLGVDTDALLVSQPDTGEQALEITDMLIRSGAIDLVIIDSVAALVPRAEIEGEMGDSHVGLQARLMSQALRKIAGALNQSNTTAVFINQLREKIGVMFGSPETTTGGRALKFYASVRLDIRRIETLKDGTEAVGNRTRVKVVKNKVAAPFKQAEFDILYGVGISREGGLIDMGVEHGFIRKSGAWYTYEGDQLGQGKENARNFLRDNPQLADEIERKIKGKLGIGPKTEEPAEGEATPAADGAAKPITATATKTAAAKKAAAAAKA
- a CDS encoding ATP-dependent helicase; amino-acid sequence: MAPQQQTPPPADPLAGFAPATRAWFTGAFSAPTTAQSEAWRAIGRETDVLVVAPTGSGKTLAAFLSALDRLSSTPPPAEPKRRCRVLYISPLKALAVDVERNLRAPLAGLHQASVRLGLPEPDVQVGIRSGDTPAADRRRFAAHPPDILITTPESLFLLLTSASREALRGIDTVILDEVHAVAGTKRGAHLALSLERLDELLDRPARRIGLSATVRPVEEVARFLSPQRGAVVVQPAAAKEFDLSVVVPVPDLDDLPAAPATDGDPQQPGARQAGGASIWPHVEERIVDLVQAHRSTIVFANSRRLAERLCNRLNEIAHERATGTAAPEAHAPAQLMGGSGAAKGVPPVLARAHHGSVSKEQRALVEEELKAGRLPAVVATSSLELGIDMGAVELVVQVESPPSVASGLQRVGRAGHQVGAVSTGVVFPKYRGDLVQSAVVTERMRSGRIEALRIPRNPLDVLAQQLVAMTALDTWQVDELLTVVRRAAPFAGLPQSAFDAVLDMLAGRYPSDAFAELRPRLVWDRVAGTVSGRPGAQRLAVTSGGTIPDRGLFGVFIVGTTESDAKSGKKGGGGRRVGELDEEMVYESRVGDVFTLGTTSWRIEEITHDKVLVTPAPGIPGRLPFWKGDTLGRPLELGRALGAFTRELGALTPEAATARLRAAGLDDWAADNLLDYLAEQRAACGHLPDDRTIVVERFRDELGDWRIVIHSPFGAQVHAPWALALGARLREKHGLDPQVMHADDGIVLRLPDADLLDFPTVHSQQSSSDDAPVGADAALFEPGEIEQLVTDQVGGSALFASRFRECAGRALLLPRRSPGRRTPLWQQRQRAAQLLEVASEYGSFPIVLEAVRECLQDVFDVPGLVELMGDLESRAVRLVEVTTPEPSPFARSLLFGYVAQFLYEGDSPLAERRAAALSLDSRLLSELLGQAELRELLDPQVLAELEAELQRLTPERRIKDAEGVADALRLLGPLTEAELTARGAEPLWALELEAARRVIQVRIAGEQRWAAVEDAGRLRDALGTPLPVGVPEAFTEPVKDPLGDLLARHARTHGPFTAAEAAARYGLGTAVVAGVLHRLTAAGRLVQGEFRPVEGHTATVEWCDAEVLRRLRRRSLAALRQEVEPVPPRALAAFLPQWQHLAGHRLRGPDGLLRVVEQLQGTALPASALEKLILPARLTDYSPGLLDELMAAGELGWCGAGALPGKDGWISLHLAENAHLLRPEPVPPAVTPLHSALMAALTGGYGLFFRQLVERLRADGDETPEPEIVDALWDLVWAGYVSNDTLAPLRALLGSGRTAGATAHRAPRATPRGRYGGAGRAFGRIGGALRSGPPTVAGRWSLLPAFAADPTVRATAQAQSLLDRHGLLTRGTVAAERVPGGFAGVYRVLAAMEERGRARRGYFVEGLGGAQFAMEGAADRLRSVNGRLERARAAEWPAAPAAEPPQVLVLAAADPANAYGAALPWPEPPAAPGAREAKAHRPGRKAGALVVLVDGELALYIERGGKSLLAWPEDEATRVLAASALATAVREGALGSVTVERANGEPALGSALGAALEEAGFHATPRGLRLRP
- a CDS encoding DUF3046 domain-containing protein — translated: MRLTEFWRRMYAHFGEAYAESFASDHVMSELGGRTVRQALDAGWEAKDVWRVVCETQGVSALLR
- the recX gene encoding recombination regulator RecX, with amino-acid sequence MTQHNEVGDGIPAGPQDDDYGPPDWFAAVAEEPDPEPPVAAPARARSRRELRAAARWASGPDPEFDPAPARAVRGAAPGPGPAEGPADGLGLLSASELPTGRRRRRSALAAEESLPATETDGAEAAAHGGTAAFTPANRTGAATRTGARRSRDGAGRSRASRRGAQDGDAAPARESKRAAAEESADPEARARDICLRLLTGAAKTRKQLADALRKREIPEDVADGVLTRLEEVGLIDDAAFAAAWVESRHAVRGLSRRALAQELRTKGVAADLVEQAVAQLDHDDETEAAQALVERKLRSTRGLDPQARMRRLVGMLARRGYSEGLAFRVVRTAIDEEGAAETEE